One genomic segment of Linepithema humile isolate Giens D197 chromosome 5, Lhum_UNIL_v1.0, whole genome shotgun sequence includes these proteins:
- the sds22 gene encoding protein phosphatase 1 regulatory subunit 7 isoform X1 codes for MANHEEDKSEGSAEMEVENEEEKTEELDKILIIDPDSEELDFNHSRLTKLENLEPLTQIKRLCFTWNLIKKIENLDTLTTLVELELRDNQITIVENLDALVNLEFLDLSFNRIKKIEGLDNLLNLQKLFLSSNKISQIENVSHLVNLTTLELGDNKIREIENLEGLKKLTSLYLGKNKIIKIRNLEGLEHLTLLSLQSNRITKIENIEELKKLDQLYISENGITCIEGIENCPGLTTLDLANNKIKKIQNIDHLENLEEFWMNNNEIEDWSTLENLTANKKLQTIYLEYNPIAKDPNYRRKIMLLLPWLEQLDATLCKRKTGQQWKE; via the exons ATGGCTAATCATG AAGAAGACAAAAGTGAAGGTTCTGCGGAGATGGAGGTCGAAAACGAGGAGGAAAAGACTGAGGAGCtcgacaaaatattaattatagatcCCGATAGTGAG GAACTAGACTTTAACCATTCGAGATTAACTAAGCTGGAAAATCTTGAGCCATTGACACAAATAAAGAGACTATGCTTTACttggaatttaattaagaaaatagagAATCTGGATACACTCACAACTTTGGTGGAATTAGAATTGAGGGATAATCAAATTACAATTGTAGAAAATCTGGATGCGCTTGTCAATCTAGA attcttGGATTTGTCATTTAATCGCATTAAGAAGATAGAAGGACTAGACAATTTACTGAATTTACAAAAGCTATTTTTGTCATCAAATAAGATTTCACAAATTGAGAATGTCTCACATTTGGTGAATCTTACAACATTGGAATTAGGTGATAACAAAATacgtgaaattgaaaatttggaAGGTCTTAAAAAACTGACTAGTTTGTATCTcggtaaaaacaaaattatcaagatcCGAAATTTGGAAGGTCTTGAACATCTTACGCTGTTAAGTCTACAAAGTAATCGGATTACAAAGATTGAGAATATTGAAGAACTAAAGAAATTGGATCAACTGTACATATCTGAAAATGGCATAACATGTATAGAAGGCATAGAAAATTGTCCAGGATTAACTACATTAGACCtagctaataataaaattaaaaagattcaaaATATCGATCATCTTGAAAATCTTGAAGAGTTTTGG aTGAACAATAATGAAATTGAGGACTGGAGTACATTGGAGAATTTAACAGCcaacaaaaaattgcaaaccATATATCTGGAGTATAATCCTATTGCAAAAGATCCAAATTACAGAAGGAAAATCATGTTATTATTGCCTTGGCTTGAGCAACTGGATGCGACTCTTTGCAAGAGAAAAACGGGTCAACAGTGGAAAGAATAA
- the LOC105668141 gene encoding alpha-methylacyl-CoA racemase, producing MALKGIKVLELAGLAPGPFCGMILADFGASVIRVDRIGAQTLDHLGYGKRSIALNLKSEGGINIFKKLSDQSDVVIDTYRRGVMEKLKIGPKELMATNKKLIYARLTGYGQNGSYADMAGHDINYLGLSGLLSLFGRHNEKPTPPVNLAADFGGGGLMCALGITLALYDRTKSNAGQIVDASMVEGSAYLGSWLFRSQKFHGLWGNPRGKNVLDTGSHFYDTYETKDKLYMCVGAIEPQFYEIFIKKLGLSDNEVPQYENFEENRDKIAEIFKKKTQAEWCAIFDGTDACVTPLLSLKEATSHSHNKQRQVFTTVGDDIIPNPAPRLSRTPGTSVGTQKNPQPGENTVEILTELKFKSNEIDNFLTNGFAYQAQSISKL from the exons ATGGCCTTAAAAGGAATCAAAGTTTTGGAGTTAGCTGGTCTCGCTCCAGGGCCCTTCTGTGGAATGATTTTGGCAGATTTCGGAGCATCTGTTATCAGAGTAGACAGG ATTGGAGCTCAAACATTAGATCATTTGGGCTATGGAAAGAGATCGAtagcattaaatttaaaatctgaaGGTggtatcaatattttcaaaaaattaagcGACCAAAGTGATGTTGTTATTGACACATACAGGAGAg gTGTCATGGAAAAGTTGAAGATTGGACCAAAGGAACTTATGGCCacaaataaaaagttgatATATGCTAGATTAACTGGATATGGTCAAAATGGTTCTTATGCAGATATGGCTGGAcacgatataaattatttaggaTTATCTG GATTACTGTCTTTATTTGGTCGTCATAATGAAAAACCTACACCGCCTGTTAATCTGGCCGCTGATTTTGGCGGCGGTGGTTTAATGTGTGCTCTCGGAATAACTTTAGCACTATACGATCGAACCAAGAGCAATGCTGGGCAAATAGTAGATGCATCTATGGTCGAAGGATCTGCGTACTTAGGATCTTGGTTATTCAGATCCCAAAAATTCCATGGTCTGTGGGGAAATCCACGTGGCAAGAATGT TTTAGATACAGGTTCACATTTTTATGATACATACGAGACCAAAGATAAACTTTACATGTGTGTTGGAGCTATCGAACCACAGTTCTATGAAATCTTTATAAAGAAGCTTGGTCTTTCGGATAATGAAGTACCGCagtatgaaaattttgaagagaATCGTGAcaaaattgcagaaatttttaagaaaaagactCAAGCTGAATGGTGCGCTATATTCGATGGCACTGATGCATGCGTAACACCACTCCTAAGCTTGAAAGAGGCCACATCACACAGTCATAATAAACAGAGACAAGTTTTTACAACTGTCGGTGATGATATAATTCCAAATCCTGCTCCTCGTTTGTCTCGCACACCCGGCACTTCTGTAGGAACTCAGAAGAATCCGCAGCCTGGCGAAAACACTGTAGAAATCTTAACAGAACTAAAATTTAAGTCCAACgaaattgacaattttttaacaaacggATTCGCGTATCAAGCACAAAGCATATCTAAACTTTAA
- the sds22 gene encoding protein phosphatase 1 regulatory subunit 7 isoform X2 — protein MANHEDKSEGSAEMEVENEEEKTEELDKILIIDPDSEELDFNHSRLTKLENLEPLTQIKRLCFTWNLIKKIENLDTLTTLVELELRDNQITIVENLDALVNLEFLDLSFNRIKKIEGLDNLLNLQKLFLSSNKISQIENVSHLVNLTTLELGDNKIREIENLEGLKKLTSLYLGKNKIIKIRNLEGLEHLTLLSLQSNRITKIENIEELKKLDQLYISENGITCIEGIENCPGLTTLDLANNKIKKIQNIDHLENLEEFWMNNNEIEDWSTLENLTANKKLQTIYLEYNPIAKDPNYRRKIMLLLPWLEQLDATLCKRKTGQQWKE, from the exons ATGGCTAATCATG AAGACAAAAGTGAAGGTTCTGCGGAGATGGAGGTCGAAAACGAGGAGGAAAAGACTGAGGAGCtcgacaaaatattaattatagatcCCGATAGTGAG GAACTAGACTTTAACCATTCGAGATTAACTAAGCTGGAAAATCTTGAGCCATTGACACAAATAAAGAGACTATGCTTTACttggaatttaattaagaaaatagagAATCTGGATACACTCACAACTTTGGTGGAATTAGAATTGAGGGATAATCAAATTACAATTGTAGAAAATCTGGATGCGCTTGTCAATCTAGA attcttGGATTTGTCATTTAATCGCATTAAGAAGATAGAAGGACTAGACAATTTACTGAATTTACAAAAGCTATTTTTGTCATCAAATAAGATTTCACAAATTGAGAATGTCTCACATTTGGTGAATCTTACAACATTGGAATTAGGTGATAACAAAATacgtgaaattgaaaatttggaAGGTCTTAAAAAACTGACTAGTTTGTATCTcggtaaaaacaaaattatcaagatcCGAAATTTGGAAGGTCTTGAACATCTTACGCTGTTAAGTCTACAAAGTAATCGGATTACAAAGATTGAGAATATTGAAGAACTAAAGAAATTGGATCAACTGTACATATCTGAAAATGGCATAACATGTATAGAAGGCATAGAAAATTGTCCAGGATTAACTACATTAGACCtagctaataataaaattaaaaagattcaaaATATCGATCATCTTGAAAATCTTGAAGAGTTTTGG aTGAACAATAATGAAATTGAGGACTGGAGTACATTGGAGAATTTAACAGCcaacaaaaaattgcaaaccATATATCTGGAGTATAATCCTATTGCAAAAGATCCAAATTACAGAAGGAAAATCATGTTATTATTGCCTTGGCTTGAGCAACTGGATGCGACTCTTTGCAAGAGAAAAACGGGTCAACAGTGGAAAGAATAA
- the mts gene encoding serine/threonine-protein phosphatase 2A catalytic subunit alpha isoform → MEEKASLKELDQWVEQLNDCKQLTESQVKTLCDKAKEILAKESNVQEVKCPVTVCGDVHGQFHDLMELFRIGGKSPDTNYLFMGDYVDRGYYSVETVTLLVALKVRYRERITILRGNHESRQITQVYGFYDECLRKYGNANVWKFFTDLFDYLPLTALVDGQIFCLHGGLSPSIDTLDHIRALDRLQEVPHEGPMCDLLWSDPDDRGGWGISPRGAGYTFGQDISETFNHSNGLTLVSRAHQLVMEGYNWCHDRNVVTIFSAPNYCYRCGNQAAIMELDDALKYSFLQFDPAPRRGEPHVTRRTPDYFL, encoded by the exons ATGGAGGAAAAGGCGTCGCTCAAGGAACTCGACCAGTGGGTAGAACAATTAAATGACTGCAAACAACTGACAGAAAGCCAAGTGAAAACCCTCTGCGATAAG gcAAAAGAAATCTTAGCTAAGGAATCGAATGTACAAGAAGTAAAATGTCCTGTAACTGTATGTGGAGATGTGCACGGTCAATTCCACGACTTAATGGAATTGTTCAGAATAGGTGGCAAATCACCAGatacaaattatctttttatggGTGATTATGTTGATCGTGGCTATTATTCGGTTGAAACTGTCACTCTGCTCGTAGCTCTTAAG gTGAGGTACCGAGAAAGAATAACCATTTTACGAGGTAATCACGAGTCGAGGCAAATTACACAAGTGTATGGATTTTACGATGAGTGTTTACGTAAATACGGGAATGCCAATGTATGGAAATTCTTTACGGACCTATTCGATTATTTACCACTAACCGCGCTGGTCGATGgccaaatattttgtttgcatGGTGGTCTGTCGCCGTCGATCGATACTTTAGATCACATACGTGCTCTAGATCGTCTTCAGGAAGTGCCACATGAA GGTCCTATGTGCGATTTATTGTGGTCAGATCCTGATGATAGAGGAGGATGGGGTATTTCACCTCGTGGAGCGGGGTATACTTTTGGTCAAGATATTTCAGAAACGTTTAACCACTCCAATGGATTAACACTTGTGTCACGAGCACATCAGTTGGTTATGGAAGGTTACAATTG GTGTCACGATCGTAATGTTGTGACTATATTCTCTGCACCTAATTACTGCTACCGTTGCGGAAATCAAGCTGCAATTATGGAACTGGATGatgctttaaaatattcatt CCTACAATTTGACCCAGCACCAAGACGTGGAGAACCACATGTTACCAGGCGAACGCCAGACTACTTCCTATAA